The Aedes aegypti strain LVP_AGWG chromosome 3, AaegL5.0 Primary Assembly, whole genome shotgun sequence genome contains a region encoding:
- the LOC5566152 gene encoding uncharacterized protein LOC5566152, with translation MNLERFTLVSNKVVEFKSTWRTGESLKLVDTSIGTDPPAPKVDAGTAPIERKDVAIQTGGSPRHVSVTCDDAKLSNWLQKIYPLVDEELSAGVTESFDVNDNFCDSTERVTIRKHQELMLKPSNPGTSQKLSMGAAAWLSIATRDAPLLVLACSSYHEAWCDHTYSSITAFTPRRDSYGSVQWVELCSNPVKACIETLETNPFNKDMFAGGTVSGDVYIWHYELNLKNEQNSFSELFSETTDFGKVVDMAWMKPNPLTKDFGLLSCHSDGIVILWKIGKHIGKDKTFRITTSASPQKAIMLTQILAISNSEFVVGTVDGSILLCSITQLIPIGKGSNGSGAPSSSNAKSFFAPAITELQSHSFAVTTLLKMENSRQQFLISCDLTGEVYFHDISDAINSTPTLIIKMPLPFKNKIICSDDMRFILSPNNDGILDVYKIDSGTQESIESGGLSGKPGLIRSSTNGKWLITGPYDGGFIIYSVYKDV, from the exons ATGAATCTAGAACGTTTTACTCTGGTGTCCAATAAAGTTGTGGAGTTTAAATCTACGTGGCGTACCGGAGAATCACTAAAACTGGTAGATACTTCCATTGGTACCGATCCACCGGCACCAAAAGTCGATGCAGGAACGGCACCGATTGAACGAAAGGATGTTGCG ATTCAAACTGGAGGTTCTCCTCGGCATGTTTCAGTCACGTGTGACGATGCCAAGTTATCCAATTGGTTGCAAAAAATTTACCCTCTGGTTGACGAAGAGCTATCTGCCGGCGTTACCGAAAGCTTCGATGTCAACGATAACTTCTGCGATTCGACCGAAAGGGTAACCATTCGTAAGCATCAAGAGCTAATGTTGAAACCATCGAACCCCGGTACGTCCCAGAAGCTTAGCATGGGCGCGGCCGCATGGCTTTCGATTGCAACAAGAGACGCTCCTCTATTAGTTCTCGCATGTAGCTCATACCACGAGGCTTGGTGTGATCATACTTACTCATCAATAACGGCATTCACTCCACGACGTGACTCCTATGGATCAGTTCAATGGGTCGAGCTGTGCAGTAATCCCGTCAAGGCGTGCATTGAAACCCTGGAAACCAATCCGTTCAATAAAGACATGTTCGCCGGAGGAACCGTGTCTGGCGATGTTTACATCTGGCACTACGAATTGAACCTCAAGAATGAACAAAATTCATTTTCGGAATTGTTCTCCGAAACAACGGACTTTGGTAAGGTGGTTGACATGGCGTGGATGAAACCCAATCCGTTGACCAAAGATTTTGGTTTGCTGTCCTGTCACAGCGATGGAATAGTAATTTTATGGAAAATCGGCAAGCATATTGGGAAAGATAAGAC ATTTCGTATAACGACATCTGCTTCCCCTCAGAAAGCAATAATGCTCACGCAAATTCTGGCCATTTCCAATTCGGAGTTTGTAGTCGGCACCGTCGATGGAAGCATCTTACTCTGTTCAATTACTCAACTCATACCAATAGGAAAAGGTTCAAATGGTTCCGGAGCACCATCATCTTCCAATGCGAAAAGTTTCTTTGCCCCAGCGATTACAGAACTGCAATCGCACTCGTTTGCCGTAACGACGCTACTAAAAATGGAAAATTCGAGGCAACAATTTCTTATCAGTTGTGATCTAACTGGAGAAGTTTACTTTCACGACATCTCGGATGCTATT AATTCGACACCTACGTTGATTATAAAGATGCCTCTAccgtttaaaaataaaatcatttgctCGGACGATATGCGCTTTATTCTGAGTCCCAACAATGATGGGATTTTGGATGTATACAAAATTGATAGTGGCACGCAAGAAAGCATTGAATCGGGCGGATTAAGCGGAAAACCCGGTTTAATCAGGTCTAGTACTAATGG GAAGTGGCTAATCACAGGACCTTACGATGGAGGCTTCATCATTTACTCAGTCTATAAAGACGTATAA